The Sulfitobacter sp. THAF37 DNA segment GGAACCTCGTTCTCGAGGCAATTATTGCCTTCCCAGAGCTAGATGCTGACGGCGGCGATGGCGTGGCAATTCCGGAATTCTTTCACCAGATGGCCGCTGATGAAGCCGGAAAGTTAAAATGCCGCCTTCGACTTGAAGCGACATGGACCGATGATGGTACGCTCGATGGTGCAGTTGAACAGAAATATTGGGCGATCAGGACTTTCGGCGCGTTCACTGACGCTGACTGCATTGATCTGAAGGCAACCGACAGGGCGCGGATCCAAATGCTTTACGTGCCGGCGACGCGAGACGGCGCATCGCAGGTGACGGCATTTTTGCGGGGAAGGTTGTGGCGTGCTATTAACTGGTCGCAAGGCGTACGCGACGCATTCACGAACACCGGCGCAACCTTGAACGGCGCATTTGGGGTAGAGTCGGCCGTTGATGTCATTGCCGCCGCGGTGACTCGGCGGTGGCAAGAAGTGCACACTGCGGGAACTGATACTACGCCGGTCTTCCGCCCGCTTGATCTCCGCTTTGAGCAATTCATCCGTAAGGTTGAAGTGGTCTTCCGCCCGGACGAGGCCGGACGGGAGCGAGCTCTTGATGACTTGAGCGACGGACAAAGGTCACTCTTTCACCTTGCTATGACCGCTGCGGCTCTGGATGTGGAAGCCGGTATCGCCGCAGCTCCTGAGGGCGCCGGGTTTCAGGCTGGCGGCGTTCCCCTGCCGGCGCTCACCTTCATCGCGATTGAAGAGCCTGAAAACAATCTTGCTCCCTTCTATCTCTCCCGCATCGTTCGTCAGGTAAAAGACCTGACGAAATCGACACAGGCGCAGGCCGTGGTATCCAGTCATTCTCCGAGCATCCTTGCCCGCGTCGACCCTACCGAGGTTCGACATTTTCGCCTTGATCCTCTTGATCGCACGGCTCACATCCGTCCGATTAAGCTGCCGACTGGCGAGGAAGAGGCGTCGAAGTTCATTCGTGAAGCGGTCAGGACCTACCCCGAACTTTATTTTGCGCGCTTCGTCGTGCTTGGGGAAGGAGCATCCGAAGAAGTCGTTCTCCCGCGCCTCGCCGATGCAATGGGTCTCGACATTGATCGTTCCTTCGTCTCGGTTGTTCCATTGGGCGGGCGCCATGTGAACCATCTCTGGCGACTGCTGACCGACCTCGACATTCCATACGCGACGCTGCTGGATCTTGATTGGGGCCGAGCTGGTGGTGGGTGGGGACGTATCAAGACTGCATGTACTCAGTTGCTCGCAAATAACGTCGCACCGCAGGACATTTTTGGAAAGCATCTTGACCCAAAGGGACCAGATGCCAATCTCGCGGCTTTCGATGCGTGGGCGGTCGAGGACACTGAGAATATCAATAACTGGATGAATTGGCTGCGCCAATTCAACGTCTTCTTCTGCACGCCCCTCGACCTCGATTATTCGATGCTGAAGGCCCTACCGCTCGCCTACCAAATAGTTGAGTCAGGTCGCAATGGGCCTTCGCCTGCAGGTGAGCCTCGCACGGCGGTGCTCGGCGACGACGGTTTGCCTAATCTCTATGCTACCGACCAGGATGTCTTGATGCGCTGGTATCGCTACTTGTTCTTGGGCCGCGGCAAGCCGAGCACCCACGTTCGGGTTCTGAGTGGACAAGATCCAGCTGCTCTCGCGGCCGCCGCTCCTGAAGAGTTGCGCGCGCTCCTTACCTCGATTGCAGCTCGGCTTGCCCCGCCACCTCCCCCCGCAGCCTGAACATGCGCCTTATTCGACCAGAAGACTGGCGCCCCAGTGGCATTGATGATCTCGAACCAGAGGCATGGAATGCCTTGCGTCACGAAGGCTCGGCTTGCGTCGTCGCTGGTCCTGGCGCTGGCAAGACCGAATTTCTGGCACAACGCGCCGACTATCTGCTTGAGACGGGCCTCTGCCGCGCACCGCATCGCGTGCTGGCGATTTCCTTCAAAACCGATGCGGCTAACAATCTCGCGGCGCGTGTCCGCCAAAGGTGCCCTCCAGAGTTTGCCAACCGGTTCGTGTCGGTCACTTTTGATGCTTTCACCAAGAGTCTGGTGGATCGCTTTCTAAACGCTATCCCGGCGGACTGGCGCCCGACCCGGCCTTATGAAGTCGCCTTTCCAAAGCACAAGGCGATTGAGGGGTTCCTCACCGCCGCCCGACTCCATGCACCGCCAGAATGGCATTCGGAAATCGCTGGCTATGGCCCAAGCAACTTTGAACCCAAGGTCGTCGGTAGTTATCGCCTGCCAATGGGGCCCATCGCGCCTAAAAATGCCGCTGAATTCGCCGTCGCCCGCTGGTGGGCAGCGCAATTACGGCCTGGGCAAACCTCTTCGCTCACATTCGTTGGCATCAATCGGCTCGCGGAGCTGCTGCTCCGTGCCAATCCCCACATCCGTCGGGCGCTTGTCGCCACATATCCCTTCGTGTTTGTCGATGAATTCCAAGACACCACCTACGCGCAATACGACTTTCTGTTGTCTGCCTTCCATGGTGGACAGACTGTCGTCACCGGCGTCGGTGACGACAAGCAGCGGATCATGGTCTTCGCTGGCGCACGCCATGACGCTTTTCAGCGGTTGCAGACCGATTTCGGAGGCGCACGCTTTCCCCTCCTCTTCAACTTCCGTTCCTCGCCCGACTTGGTCGCTATCCAGCACGTTGTCGCGCGCGCGCTGGATCCGGATGCCGCACCAACGGTCGCTCAAACTGTATGCCAAGTCGATGGCGACGTGGCCCAGGTTTGGACAAGCGAGACCAAGGAGGCGGAAGCTGCTCACCTGGCTCAATGGATCGCCAACGATATGGTCTCACGCGGCCGCGCGCCGCGCGACTACGCACTCCTCGTGAAGCAGAAATCCGATGAATACGAGCAAGAAGTCGCGGGAGCTTTTGCGGCTCATGGTCTGCAAATCCGCAACGAGAGCCATGCACTTGGGAAAACCTCTCTTCAGGATTTGCTTTCCGACGAGTTGTCCCGCCTGGCGATCGCTGTCCTTCGGCTTGGCACGACCCGCCGTGCACCGGCTGCTTGGCAGCAGGTCGCGACATCTGTTTTGGCACTACGCGCCGTTGGAAACCATGAAGACGCACGCGCAACCAGAGTCGAGGCTGAACTCACCGCATTTCTCGCTACTTTGCGCACCGACATGGCGGCAACTGCTCCGTCGAAGCAAAGCGCTCTCGACTTCATCAGACGGATATTCGACTACTTGGACCTCGATGCGATCTCTCGCGCGTATCCCGAGTATGGCGTTGGCGATCTGCTCAAGATCATACTTGAAGCTTTTTGCATTCATTTTTTGGCATCTGTCGACGGCGCGCCGAATTGGACTGCATGCTTGGACGCGTTTGAGGGGGTCAATCAGATCCCGATGATGACTGTCCACAAGAGCAAGGGGCTCGAATTCGACACGATAGTTTTCTTGGGCCTCGACGACCGAGCCTGGTGGGCCCATACCCCCGGCGACCCCGAAGGCGTTGCCGCTTTTTTTGTCGCCCTCTCCCGTGCGAAGCAGCGCGCTATATTCGCTTTTTGCCAACAACGCGGCCAACGAAACAACGTCGCTGAGCTCTACCAACTCCTCACGGCAGCCGGAGTGGCAGAGATCGCGATATGATGGGCGAAGAGGTTTTTCAAGTATGCGGCGTGCCTTTGATGCCAGCGCTGGCCGCTGTCAGTCTGCCATCGGTGATCTCGTACTTCGCATCTCGGCCAGTGTTGTTCGTCGCTTTGCCGGACATGCTATGTCGCCCCGTCATCATGGGTCGCTAGCTGTGTTCGACGACCGCCAGATTGAATTGGCCGCGGCTGGTATCAGGCCGTTGATGGTCGTGATGCGCGGATCGCAAGTTATCGGGGTGCCGTAGAGGGTCCGTTAGAAATCCGGGTGAGCCGAGCACGGTATCGAGGCTTCGACGGTCTCCCTGCTGCTCCTCCAGACAACGCACATCGCGTTGCCACGGGAACCAGCCGTCGCAGCACATGAGACACGGTCAGGCAAAGCGCTGTCTCGTCCGGGTTCGGATCGGGGCAAAAGGGTAAGTAAGGCGCGCGCCCGTGCATCTCGCTCGGCTGTTCACCCAGTTTCCTTCGCGGCCACCGCACTTCTCCGGGTGTCTGTGTTGCATGAGATGCTGGTCGCAGCTGTCGTCCCGTCCACAAAGGTTGTCACCGATCTTTTTCCCCTGACCCTGCGGGTCATTCCGCGCGCACCAAAAAGACCGGTGCCTGCCCCTCTCCGCTGCGCTTCGCCTTCGGTGTGGCCGGGCCTTGGCCAGCTGCAAGGTGACCATCGTTGCAACGCAAACAAGGAGAAGAGCAATGACCACGAACTGCATCAAATTCACAAGCGCCGACATCGAAACCGCCAAGGGCACCGGCTCCATCTCGACCCTGACCTTCGACCTCGACATCACGGTCGAACCTGTCGCAAGCGCCAACCCTATGGCCCCCACGCACCGCGTCCTCGGCCGCTCCCCGCGCGGCAAGCTGGTCGAGTGCGGCGGCATCTGGAAGAAGCAGAACAAGGAGACCGGCGCCGACTACTACACGCTGACCATCCGCGACCACGGCTTCAACGCCAACCTCGGCAAGGCCGCGAACCAGGACGATCTGTCCCTGCAGGCCGTCATCCCCTGGGGTCCCAAAGACGCAGCCTAAGCCAT contains these protein-coding regions:
- a CDS encoding ATP-dependent endonuclease, with the translated sequence MFIERLTLTNFRCYGPVETSVDLGPGLTAFVGINGAGKTAMMQALQRLFGVTNDQRRLRREDFHIPTSELVVPAQRNLVLEAIIAFPELDADGGDGVAIPEFFHQMAADEAGKLKCRLRLEATWTDDGTLDGAVEQKYWAIRTFGAFTDADCIDLKATDRARIQMLYVPATRDGASQVTAFLRGRLWRAINWSQGVRDAFTNTGATLNGAFGVESAVDVIAAAVTRRWQEVHTAGTDTTPVFRPLDLRFEQFIRKVEVVFRPDEAGRERALDDLSDGQRSLFHLAMTAAALDVEAGIAAAPEGAGFQAGGVPLPALTFIAIEEPENNLAPFYLSRIVRQVKDLTKSTQAQAVVSSHSPSILARVDPTEVRHFRLDPLDRTAHIRPIKLPTGEEEASKFIREAVRTYPELYFARFVVLGEGASEEVVLPRLADAMGLDIDRSFVSVVPLGGRHVNHLWRLLTDLDIPYATLLDLDWGRAGGGWGRIKTACTQLLANNVAPQDIFGKHLDPKGPDANLAAFDAWAVEDTENINNWMNWLRQFNVFFCTPLDLDYSMLKALPLAYQIVESGRNGPSPAGEPRTAVLGDDGLPNLYATDQDVLMRWYRYLFLGRGKPSTHVRVLSGQDPAALAAAAPEELRALLTSIAARLAPPPPPAA
- a CDS encoding UvrD-helicase domain-containing protein produces the protein MRLIRPEDWRPSGIDDLEPEAWNALRHEGSACVVAGPGAGKTEFLAQRADYLLETGLCRAPHRVLAISFKTDAANNLAARVRQRCPPEFANRFVSVTFDAFTKSLVDRFLNAIPADWRPTRPYEVAFPKHKAIEGFLTAARLHAPPEWHSEIAGYGPSNFEPKVVGSYRLPMGPIAPKNAAEFAVARWWAAQLRPGQTSSLTFVGINRLAELLLRANPHIRRALVATYPFVFVDEFQDTTYAQYDFLLSAFHGGQTVVTGVGDDKQRIMVFAGARHDAFQRLQTDFGGARFPLLFNFRSSPDLVAIQHVVARALDPDAAPTVAQTVCQVDGDVAQVWTSETKEAEAAHLAQWIANDMVSRGRAPRDYALLVKQKSDEYEQEVAGAFAAHGLQIRNESHALGKTSLQDLLSDELSRLAIAVLRLGTTRRAPAAWQQVATSVLALRAVGNHEDARATRVEAELTAFLATLRTDMAATAPSKQSALDFIRRIFDYLDLDAISRAYPEYGVGDLLKIILEAFCIHFLASVDGAPNWTACLDAFEGVNQIPMMTVHKSKGLEFDTIVFLGLDDRAWWAHTPGDPEGVAAFFVALSRAKQRAIFAFCQQRGQRNNVAELYQLLTAAGVAEIAI
- a CDS encoding DUF736 family protein, which gives rise to MTTNCIKFTSADIETAKGTGSISTLTFDLDITVEPVASANPMAPTHRVLGRSPRGKLVECGGIWKKQNKETGADYYTLTIRDHGFNANLGKAANQDDLSLQAVIPWGPKDAA